Within the Canis lupus familiaris isolate Mischka breed German Shepherd chromosome 26, alternate assembly UU_Cfam_GSD_1.0, whole genome shotgun sequence genome, the region ACCTCTTGGACCGGTGACGTAGGAAGGCTATACCCGCTGTCCAGACAGGGAAGCTGGAAGTAAGAGGTGGCCATGCCAAGCCTCGCATCCTGGGCTGCCTGTGTGGGCGCCACAGCACTAGGGAACCTGTGACCTGACACAGGGGTCTGTGGAGGACACTATCAGGGACAGGGTGAGCTCTGCTCCTGGTCTCACATCGCTTGGTCTCTGTTCCAGCCCCCAAGCTGTTTCCTGTGGCCTACAACCTCATCAAACCCTTCCTGAGTGAGGACACACGCAAGAAGATCATGGTCCTGGGGGGTGAGTAGCCCAGACTCTTCTCAACACCATGGGATGGTACACGACCCAAATCGGAGATAGCTTTAGAAGTGTCTAGGGCAAAGGCTTCCTCTGTTGGGTTGGTAGCGGTGGGACCCAGGAGCAAGTGGGGGCTGGGCTAGGGTCTTCCCTTCTGTTTTCATaagcactctttctctcaaacactCTGGAAGAAAGTACTGAGCACTGTAGGTGCAAAGATGAATGAAACACcaatctttttttgtctttttaaaaaaagattttatttatttatatgagagagagagagaacagcagggggaggggcagaggaagaagtagattcCCAGCTAAGCGAGAAGCCCGACTCAGGCTCCATCgtaggaccctgtgatcatggcctgagccaaaggcagacgcttaactaactgagccacccaggcatccaaaacACCAGTCTTGTTCTCAGGGAGCTTACAGTATTAACAGGAGAGAAGCcggcagagagaaagggacaatACAAGCTAGAAAAGGTACTAGAAATGGCAGAGGGAAGTGCCACAGAGGTCACAGGAGCAGAGGTTGCTTTTAGTTAGGGGCAACTAGGACTAGGAGTGGCTTCCTTTgatgagcacctgctgtgtgccagcccTGGACTAGGTGACAAAGATGAATCAGCGTCCCTGGCAGTGCTCTTGGGGAAGGAGAGTCACAAACAGACATGTAGCAGCACTGCACGTTAAATGTAAAAGCGGGGAATAAAGAAGGGGGTGGGAACAGCGAGCAGGGGCACTCACCCCTCCTGACCCCAGTTAGGGGATGCCTACCTCATCTGAGTGCTAGGGAATGAGTAAGAGGCAGCCAGATGAAGCCAGGCGGGAAGCCGCTGGGCAGAAGGAATAGCACTGAGCACAGACCTTAGGCGCTGTGGCTTAGGCCATTATAGAGAGCATGGCAGGGCGGCGGGGTGGCAGGGCGTGGGGAGAGGTGCAGCTGGAGGGGAGCCGGGAGATAGGGCACCGTGCTGGGAAGCCGGGACACAGCTCCACGGGCTGTGGGGAACCAAAGAAGGGTTCTGAGCAAGGGGAGTACCAGGATCAGACTTTAAATGCAGACACATTTGACCAGCAAGCCTGTGAAGGACAGGTACCAGTGTGCGTATACCAGGGCCGCAGTCCATGCAAGAGATGTTGCAAGCCTgagctgggcagggggagggtagAAACAGAGGAGCCctgatggctcagatggttaagcatctgccttgggctcaggtcgtgatcccagaattctggggtggatctgcttctccctatccctctgcctgctgctccccctgtttgtgctgtctctgtgtcaaataagtaaatacatcttaaaaaaaataaaaagagaactagTTATGAGCTCAGTAcaaagcaacatttaaaaaaaaagagaggccgGATCTGGGACTTACTTAAGAAGTAAAACAGCAGAACCTGATCGCATTGGGTgtaggaaaggaggaagagaaatctaGAATGACTTTCTGGTCTCTGGCATGAATGACTGAGTATTATAATCACTGGTGACATTAGTTCAGCTGGGGACACAGCTGGAGGAATTAGCTTGACACTGAGTTTGAGGAGTCTGTGAGATCTACAGATGTTGGGGATGCTTGGGCCTGAAGCTGAGGAGAGAACCCCAGTTTGGAAATTTGGGAGTTATCAATTAAgccgagggatgcctgggtggctcaggggttgagcatctgccttaggctcagggcgtgatcccagggtcctgggatggagtcccccattaAGCTtcccctagggagcctgcttctccctctgcctatgtccctgcctctctttctctgcctttcatgaataaatggataaaatcttaaaaaaaaaaaaaaacaaaaaacaaaaaccctgggaACTTTGAGCTCAAGAGCAGGTGGAGCAAGAGGAGCCCACCAGGGAGAAGGAGGAGTGATTGATGAGGTTGGCAGGGCCTCACTCGACAGAGACTGGATACGCAGGGGAGTCAGGCAGACATTGAGGCACGAGGGGAAGCAGCGAGGAAGATGCCCAGGAATCAAGCCAGCCGGGATAGAGAGGAGCTGACTTTTGCCGGAGTGTTAGTGGAATGGGTGGGAAGAAAAGGCCAGAAAGGTAGATTGGGACTGACTCATGTCAGGCTTGATGCCACCTATGGAGTCGGCCTTGGGGGTAGGTAAGAGGGATTCTGAAGGTTTCTGAATGTTCCCCATCAGGCAGCATACCAGAGGTGGAGATCTTCCCCATGTGTATTAGTGAGCCCTGGGAGTGGCGTGAAGCATTCTGGAAAGTACAAAACTTCTGGGTTCTGGTCCTGACTCTGGCAGCAACAGAGTTCTGCTTCCtattgcctcagtttctctctctgtaagATGGGAAGGGCCCCTCTGGCCCTATTCCAACTTTCCAGCTGAGCTGggggaagaaatacaaaatctgagcAAAAGGCTCTGATGATTTTTGGCTTTGCTGCTGCTACCACCCACCATGAGCATGAGCCGGTCGGGTTTCCTGGCAGCAGAGCTGCAGAGGAGGTGCAGGCTGTTTTCCCACCCACACCTGAAGCCCTTTCAACCAGACCTGCCTCAGGCTCAGAAGATACGGGATCTTGAACAGAGGAGGGAAGACATTCACTCTGGGCTGGTCAGTGGAGCTTAAGAGCACAGATTACATTCTCCCCAAGACCTTAGATGCCATGTTCTAGGAGTTACATGGTCTCAGGACCCTAGAAATCTGAGGCTGTGAGACCCCGGACAGCCGCTGTGGGATTCTAGTCAGCATCAGTAGAGGACCTGGGTTCTACCCCATGGCTTGAAGCTGCTGCCTATTTATGGTCTCTAGGGTCAGCATGAAAAGGTTTCCAGTATCAAAATATTGTACTTGGCTGACAGTGGTTTAGGAATTTGGAGTTGGTGAAGTGGTTCTCAGCACTGGTTGCACTAGACTCAAACTCTCCTAGTCAGGAAAGGActtggttatttaaaaaagaaagaaaaaggagccgAGTCACTGGCAGCTAGACAGCCTGAAAAACAGCAGAAGTGAAGTCGTGGCTGGGGTAAAGCCAAGGAAACCCATTTAAGGGGCCTCTCTATAGTGGCGCAGTCAGTAAGTCACGATTGAGCACGATTCCTTGTAGGTAAAAGTAGGGGAGGAGACATGTGGTTGGACCTTCCTGGATGGAATTCCGTCTAACCAGGGCGGATCGGGCGATTCAGGCCCTCCTGCTTGCtacacatgctgttccctctgcaggGGAtgcccttccctcttttctttgtGCCCTCTGATCGCATACCAGATATTTGTATCACCTGCCTGAGGGTGATGATTTACTCTCAGACACGTCTGGGGGCAGTTAACAGTTAACAGCACCTTCTCAAGGACTTAGTTCCCGTCCCTCCCACTGGAGCCCTGTGGGGCAGGAGGAACCAGGCTCAGAATGAAGGGATTGACCTAAGGTTCCTCAACTGGCCAGAGGCAATGGAGATAGGACACTGGATATCCTGATTCTTAGTCCAGGGAAAGGGCAGTCCTCTGGGTGATGGCTCCTCCTGGACCCTCTGCGGAGCTGAGTGCACATCATGTGCTTACAATGCCTGCATTTTGCGTGCTGCGGCAGACAGgtttttcctgcctcttttgtGTTGACCACAGGGCAGTGAGGAAATCTTGTCTAGTGACgatccttttttcctccttccttcccctctgctgcCAGCAAACTGGAAGGAGGTTTTACTGAAATATGTCAGCCCTGACCAGCTGCCTGTGGAGTATGGGGGCACCATGACCGATCCCGATGGAAACCCCAAGTGCAAATCCAAGGTATGAGCTGCATAGTCCCCTGCATAGCCCATAGGGGCGAGGGCTCATCAGGGAAACCTGGCTCAAATGCACATTTCAGTTCACTCTGTGCTTTGCTTCTAGATCAACTATGGGGGTGACATTCCCAAGAAGTATTACGTGCGAGATCAGGTGAAACAGCAGTATGAGCACAGTGTGCAGATTTCTCGTGGCTCCTCACACCAAGTGGAGTATGAGATCCTCTTTCCTGGCTGTGTCCTCAGGTAGTGTTCTGGACCCTGATGGCCACCCGTGACTTTCAGCCATAGGTGCCAGTGgttgggctggggtgggaggagccACCCTGGGGgcagaacaccccccccccccccccgccgccaccGAGAGCACGCACACAGATGCAATCATGCCTGAATGAGAGGATGTCCCCTGCAGGTGGCAGTTCATGTCAGACGGTTCGGACATTGGGTTCGGGATTTTCCTGAAGACCAAGGTGGGGGAGCGGCAGCGGGCAGGGGAGATGACAGAGGTGCTTTCCAACCAGAGGTACAATGCCCACCTGGTTCCTGAGGATGGGACCCTCACCTGCAGTGATCCTGGCATCTGTAAGTACCTCTCTCATGGCTTAAAGCCCCTGCCCTGGCTGTCTGCCTGTGAGGTCCCTCTTCTTCTAAGGATTTAGGGTCTCAGACGTGAGAACTAGACATAGGGCTCCATCATTTTGACCCTCTCCTTACACAGATGAGGGAACCTAGGTTTGGGGAGGGGAAATAAGCAGGGGACCCACCTGGTTAGCAGCAGGGTGGGACTCTGACTTGATATTTCCAGGTTGACGTGAGTCATGGTGCTAGGTGACCACAAGGTTTCAGAACACTTGCTCTCTGGTCCAAGTTTAACTGGATCTGTAACTGTGACCAGACATTTCTGGGGAATGCTCCTTCCCCAGACATCAGAGAGGCAGACCTGCCTCGGTGGGtgcagggatcccagggtgaGCAGAATGCTGAAAAGCCCAGTCCTGACCCTATGAGTCTCACTTATCTTCAACTTGATCAAAAAACAGGTACAGAACACGAACAGGAAGTTTAGCCAGGAGGAATTGAGTGTTTTTACTTAAAGattaaattccaaaaaaaaagaaaaaaaagaaagtgttttacCTCCTTCAACTTTGTGGTAtcaattaaaatttcctttcagtGATTCTACTTCTGCAAATTTATCCTACAGAAATGTtgacacaaagacacaaagatatAGAGACAAGGATGTTCCTGGCAGCCTTAACTGGCAATAAACCAAATGGTCTTAAAAAGATCTTGTTAAATGAATTTTGGCccatgcatacaatggaatacattATACCCATTTGAGAGAATAAATTGACATGTAAGATGTCtgatacatgttaaaaaaaacaaagaatgaaacagCATATGGTATACAcacactttgttgttgtttttttaagtgtatacatTGAAAAGAATTCTGGGGAATCTGTGCTAACTCTAATGGTGGTTATCTCTGGGATGGTAGGAAGCTTCTAGAGGGTTTTACCTTCTTACACTAATTCTGCAACTATGTTATTTTACAATGATCATGTACTACATTTATAAGCAGaaaaaccacatacacacacaaaaagcccTTCAAATGTCCAGTTTTCTTTACATCAGAGCCAATGGGCCAGGTGTGGAAAGTCGATGAGAGCAAGGGCTTTATCATCAAGCTGACTTGGATTTGAGACTGACTGGTCCTTAGGCGTGtgacttagcctctctgagcttgAGTTTCATGATTGCTATAATAGGGATCAAATTCTCTACCTCATGGGGATACATGATGATTAAATGGAcagcacttagcataatgcctggtGTACAGCAAGCACTCAACACACTGTAGTCACCATTATAATAATTAGGGCAAGACctgtgtgggggaaaaaagaccatCGTGGAGATGGTGCTGGAGATGGGAAAGGCCCTATGCACCATTTCTAGGGCAGCATCACCAGGAGATATCGGAGCTAGCCCCCGGATGTCTCACACCATCATCCCAACTTCAGATGCTGTGTACTTCCCCACATGCCAGGCAACCTTTGGTCTCCAACACTCCTTTATTATAGATGCTCTGTGGTATGGCTCCCCAGGGAGGAGTATGCTTGTTAGTGAGCAAGCAGCCAGGTCCTTGGAGGAAAAGGCATATTACTGTATGCTTCAGCAAGAACAAGGCCTAGCACACCAGCCCGGATACTATTATCCACAGAGCATATTTGATATATaaccttgaatttttaaaaagatttttattagagagagagagagaggattgtagggggagagggagagggacaagcagactccccatggagcagggagcccgacctggggctcagtcccaggaccccaggatcataacctgagctaaaggcagacgcctaggtgactgagccacccaggtgccctaagcttgattttttttttttttttaagtggacagGAAAGCTGAGGTATAGAGAAGGGATGTTATCTCTCCCACAAAGTAGCTTGCATACACACCAAAAGACAGAAGACATGAGGGAATCCTCGAGTTCTGGTCCAGATCTCTAGGCCATAGCCTATCCTAGAGATGATCAGGTCTACCCCTGATGTGACAGGGGGTAGAGTGGAGTCCCAGACCAGGGGAGTAATTTACCCAAGATCATATAGCCAGTAGCAGCACCCAACCCATTTCCCAGCATGGCCTATTACTGTCTATATTATCTGAAGGATAACAGCCTAAGAAAGGACCCAGGAACAATATAATATAATCTGGCTTAGGTTTGCAAACCcaaatttattttagcttttcttgGATACATTCCCAGATCGAACATTTATCTGCCTGTGGGGCCTTGACTGGGAACTGCTTCTTGTCCATTCCAAGGAGGATTAGAGGCAGGTCTCAGCACCCACGTCCCCTCCCCAGGTGTAAAGACAATGAGGTGGGATCAGCTGTTGTCTGGAGCCATGGCTCAGGTTAGACCTGAGCCCATAAAGAACCCAGTATTAGGTTACAAGCTCACCTGTGGGAGGGCAGCGCTTTTGAAGAACCAGGCGATTCCCTGGGAGTGGAACATAATCACTCCGTGGAGAAATTAAAACTCTGTGCCAGCCTCCAAAGGCAAGAGCACATGGATCCACCTCAGGCCATTCTGGTCCTTGCCCAACTGTACTTAACTAGTAAGGTGGAGAAGCAAAGTCTGaattgattttacttatttttttctcaactaaTAATTCCTGAGAGCCTGAGTATAGAATAATACTAGGAAAGAAGAGGATTCAGAGAAAAGATCTGGACTTTGTCCACCAGGAGTGCAAAACATAGTTTAAAAGACCTAAAACACTGGATGAAGGTTCAACAGTACTGCCAGGCAGTGCTGGGGAGAAAAGAGCCCAGCTAGGCTCCAAGAGGCCTGGTTTCTGAGTCCAGCTGTGCAACCAACTCTCCAAGTGTTTTGAGCAAGTGTCTCTAAATAATTAGCTTTTGCTTTCCTTCTCCTTAAAATAAGGAGAGTGGGCTACAGCAGGtggtctttttgtgtgtgtttatttatttttaagatttctatttatttattcatgaggacagagagaggcagagacgtgggcagagggagaagcaggctccttgtggggagcctgatgcagaactcgatcccaggaccccggggtcccaggatcatgccctgagccaaaagcagacattctaccattgagccacccaggagcccctattttgtatttaagtaggctccatgcccaatatggagcttgaactcacaaccctgaaattaagagtcacatgttctactagCTGGCCAGCAAGGCCCTTCTAGAgcaggagtcttttttttttttttttttaaagattttatttatttattcatgagagagagagacacaggcagagggagaagcaggctccatacaaggagcccaacgtgagacttgatcccgggactccaggatcacatcctgggccaaaggcaggcgccaaacagctgagccacccagggaccccccccagAGCAGCAGGTCTTAATCTGGGGTTTGTAGACTTCCCAGAGCAGTGACTATAAAGCTTAAAGACCAAACACCTCTCTTTTATAACATACAGAGTCTAATTTACTATTCTGAAATGAAATTAATGGATAATACAACCCACCTAAATACGTACTTTAAAAAGTGACAGAATCGCTCGTCAGGAGAAATAAAGGGAAGCTAATTTAGAATAcatatttgtttccatatataaatgagagGACACGATTACACCCATGTACCACCATTCTTCAGAATGGTGCGTTTCCCAATGGGAAACTCTGCCCCCAAGGGTCCATGATGGGCTCCAGGTGATCTGAAATGGTGTGCTTTCATCAGTCTCAAGGGGGTTGGTTCCCCAATAAAGGTTGAGAAGTCCTAGCCTGGAGGACCTCAGGGGGGGCTCTACAGGTCTGTCAGTACATGATTAGTGTCAAAATGAACCATGCAATTCATGAACTCCacttccctggggcctgggcctccAATAGCCCCTTCCTCATTTCTGAGGACAGACTATACAAGGCTGAGCCATCTCGATCCAAGGAGCTCAGAACTCTCCCCCAGCATGACTAATCCTGGTTGCTGGGACTCTGTCATCCAGGATAGTGAGGAAGTGTCCCTCTTTCCAGAGGGACtattggttcctttttttttttttttttttaagattttattcatgagagacacagaaagaggcagagacataaggagagggagaagtaggctccctgcagaaagcctgatgtgggactcgatc harbors:
- the LOC477539 gene encoding SEC14-like protein 2 isoform X4, coding for MSGRVGDLSPRQKEALAKFRENVQDVLPTLPNPDDYFLLRWLRARNFDLQKSEAMLRKHVEFRKQKDIDHITSWQPPEVVQQYLSGGMCGYDLDGCPIWYDIIGPLDAKGLLLSATKQDLLKTKMRDCERLLQECARQTEKMGKKVETVTLIYDCEGLGLKHLWKPAVEAYGEFLCMFEENYPETLKRLFVVKAPKLFPVAYNLIKPFLSEDTRKKIMVLGANWKEVLLKYVSPDQLPVEYGGTMTDPDGNPKCKSKINYGGDIPKKYYVRDQVKQQYEHSVQISRGSSHQVEYEILFPGCVLRWQFMSDGSDIGFGIFLKTKVGERQRAGEMTEVLSNQRYNAHLVPEDGTLTCSDPGILILLLQIYPTEMLTQRHKDIETRMFLAALTGNKPNGLKKILLNEFWPMHTMEYIIPI
- the LOC477539 gene encoding SEC14-like protein 2 isoform X6, with the translated sequence MLRKHVEFRKQKDIDHITSWQPPEVVQQYLSGGMCGYDLDGCPIWYDIIGPLDAKGLLLSATKQDLLKTKMRDCERLLQECARQTEKMGKKVETVTLIYDCEGLGLKHLWKPAVEAYGEFLCMFEENYPETLKRLFVVKAPKLFPVAYNLIKPFLSEDTRKKIMVLGANWKEVLLKYVSPDQLPVEYGGTMTDPDGNPKCKSKINYGGDIPKKYYVRDQVKQQYEHSVQISRGSSHQVEYEILFPGCVLRWQFMSDGSDIGFGIFLKTKVGERQRAGEMTEVLSNQRYNAHLVPEDGTLTCSDPGILILLLQIYPTEMLTQRHKDIETRMFLAALTGNKPNGLKKILLNEFWPMHTMEYIIPI
- the LOC477539 gene encoding SEC14-like protein 2 isoform X3, which codes for MLKGAPFCVKPGIPWVTYWVEFRENVQDVLPTLPNPDDYFLLRWLRARNFDLQKSEAMLRKHVEFRKQKDIDHITSWQPPEVVQQYLSGGMCGYDLDGCPIWYDIIGPLDAKGLLLSATKQDLLKTKMRDCERLLQECARQTEKMGKKVETVTLIYDCEGLGLKHLWKPAVEAYGEFLCMFEENYPETLKRLFVVKAPKLFPVAYNLIKPFLSEDTRKKIMVLGANWKEVLLKYVSPDQLPVEYGGTMTDPDGNPKCKSKINYGGDIPKKYYVRDQVKQQYEHSVQISRGSSHQVEYEILFPGCVLRWQFMSDGSDIGFGIFLKTKVGERQRAGEMTEVLSNQRYNAHLVPEDGTLTCSDPGILILLLQIYPTEMLTQRHKDIETRMFLAALTGNKPNGLKKILLNEFWPMHTMEYIIPI